The DNA region AGGCTGACTGCCACCACCTCCCACTCGACGGACACGTTGAAGGAAGGGTTGAGGTCACAGTGAACCCTGGAATAGGGACCAGGGGTGGGAAAATCGACCCAGTCGGAGAATTTTGTGTGGGGAATTGAGCTGGACTGGCTGGCCAATCTGCTTTTGGCAAAAAACTAGCTAAACCATCCCACGTCATCCCGTGTCCCCCTTCCGTTTGGCGTACCCGGATTGCAAAGCACTCTCCTTTTTCAGTAACAAGCTTCCGATATCCCAGAGAACTGAATACCGGATATTGGTCCTTGCGGTCCCTATAGTTTTCATCATTATTCCCCTATACTCAGTGAACGCCGAAGAGACAGCGACGATGCACAACCTAAAAAACAAGCGAGTCAAACCGAGCTTTGAAAAGGATCGTGAAGCTCAAGCGCTGACTTGACCGACCCAGATGAACCTTCACTTCTTTCCCTTTGCATTCTGAGAGTTGTTGAAGGTCTTGATCATGGCGCCGCACTTTCCGAGGTTCTTCTTCGGCTCCCAGGTGTTGTCCTTCGCGGCATAGCCTTTCCACTTGACCATATACATCTGCTCCTTGGTGGCGGGATCGATGCGGGAGTCGATAATCTTCTCTACGACATACTCCTCGTCAGTGAACTGCGGAGCGATCGATTTCCCCCTAGGGAGCGTCTTCTTTGAGCGACCGACACCTCGGCCATGAGTGGTAGGGACCTGTGGTTTTGTCAATACCGAGCCTTGTGACTTCGAGAGCCGGCATGCGCCTACCTTCTTGGCCGGAGTTGTCTTAGCGGGGACAGGCTTCATGAAACCATTGCGGCTCGCGGCGCGGGTGGTTCGAACCGAGTCTATCATCCCATGCTGGTCAGTTTTTGCTTGTCGCTTGGCGAGTAGCATCAGCACGCGAGCTGAGGTAGCCCGACTTTTGGTTTTGATGCGCTTGCCTTGGTCGGCAGTGCTGTTGGGGACGAGCGCCTGTGTCTTTCTCGGGCGACCACGCCGCTTGGGAGCTGAGGCAGGCTCAGGCGAAGCGCTATTCTTCTCATCATCCTTCGCATCAACCTCGTCAGCGCGCTTGTCGGAGTCTGCGCCGACTGGAGCAGCCGTCTGACTGAGCTTGCCAGTAGACGAAGGTGCCGACGAAGGGGGCTCGGGATTGCCATAGGATGAGGACGGGTTGTTTGCGGCGGACGAAGGTTTGACAGTAGCCTTTGAGTTGACGGCTTGTTTAAGCTTCTTGGTGGCGTTGGTTTTCTTCGCGGGGCGACCGGCCTTGCGTTTCTTGGCCGCGGCGATGTCGGACTGTGTAGCGGGGGCCGGGCTGTTGGTGATGTCGGACTTGACCAAAGAAatctcttcttcgtcgtcggtgccTTGCTCGGTGCTCTTAACCTTACTGTCTAAGATTCAGTACCGGTAATCCTGATTGACATCAATGTTGTTTCAATGCTGATCACTTACGCTGCAACGCTCATGGCCGCCAGCTCTTCAATGgtcatctcctcctcgcggCCCTTGAAGACCAGAGGGACAGACATTCTGAACCCTGGAGTCTCGAGTCTGGGGCAAAGTACTTGCTGGGATGCTGATGAAAGAAACAAAGGATACTGAGACGCAGGCTGAAGGTTCGAGGCCCTCCCAGCTAGTTCAATTGGATGAAAGGTGAAGGAAATTAAAGTGAAGCTAAGTGACGAGAATCAGACAGGCTGCATTTTATACCAAGGTACCTAACTGCAGCATACTTTAGGCAAGAGTCTCACCCGGGTCCCTGCTGCCTTGTTATCTTCTTGGGCACAGGTACGGAAGAAACTTGCTTGAGAATAACTAGCACCTAGGTAAATAAATGGCTTACGGTTCTCGTTGTCAACGTACTTGAACTCTACTTCTGAGATCAGGTAATGAAAGTGAGGCAAGTAGGCGTTCCACTCATCCTGCCTCAATGGACTAATGTTGCTCTACCCTAGGTAAGCAGACAATGTGGCTCGATGATCAAACATTCCCAGTGCAAATGGTGCTGGGTTCTCTTGTTTGCTGAAAAGGACAGAAAAGAGAACAGAAGCCATCAAAGAACTGAACTGCAAGGGTGTGGGATGGAAGGATGCGGAAGCAAAAAGTTCAAGTGCCGTCGAGAGAATAGGCGAGAGGCATGTGGATCAAACAAACTGTTTGCTTCTGTTAAGATACTTATAAACAATGCTAGAACTCGGGACTTGCATGGTTAGTGACGGCTGGGGTCCAGGTCCGGCAAGCATACACAGCACAGCCTTGGCAGTGGGATACGGAGAGAGGGAACGGCGTTGAAAGTCATCGCATTATAACCTTGTACCCAGAAACCACGCCCTCGATGAGCAGGAACACTGATACCAAGTTCATATTTCATATTCGTGAGAAACAAAATGGCCCCGAGA from Colletotrichum higginsianum IMI 349063 chromosome 4, whole genome shotgun sequence includes:
- a CDS encoding Chromo domain-containing protein, which encodes MSVPLVFKGREEEMTIEELAAMSVAAKVKSTEQGTDDEEEISLVKSDITNSPAPATQSDIAAAKKRKAGRPAKKTNATKKLKQAVNSKATVKPSSAANNPSSSYGNPEPPSSAPSSTGKLSQTAAPVGADSDKRADEVDAKDDEKNSASPEPASAPKRRGRPRKTQALVPNSTADQGKRIKTKSRATSARVLMLLAKRQAKTDQHGMIDSVRTTRAASRNGFMKPVPAKTTPAKKVPTTHGRGVGRSKKTLPRGKSIAPQFTDEEYVVEKIIDSRIDPATKEQMYMVKWKGYAAKDNTWEPKKNLGKCGAMIKTFNNSQNAKGKK